The Candidatus Binatia bacterium genome contains the following window.
CGCCGGCGCGCCGGCGGTGTTCATGGTGATTTCGACGGTCGTCAGCCCGGCGCCGATCACCGCTTCGGTCAACGGCTCGACGTCCTCGGCGGCGATGCCGCGCCAAATGCCCACCAATGGCAGGCGGCGGAAGCGGTCAAGGTCCATTGCCCATCGCTGCTAGCAGCGCCGTGCATACCCTTCCAGTCGCCGCGGGTTCACGCTCGCCAGCGATCTGCCAGTTCAGCAGGGACCCGTCATGTGGAGTCCTGAAGGCCGGCCAGATAGCGCCAGGCGTCGGCCACACGGACGCCAGCCGGGGCAGCACGGCCAGCGGTCTCGCGCGCGATCAGCCAGCGGGTTTGCGGCCCGCCCGGACGCTGAATCGCCGCGCACTCCCGGCGCCAGGTCTCGTCCTCGGACAGCGACCAGGCAGTGTTAACCCAGGCTTCCGCGTCCGCGCCTCCAACGGCCAGATCGATCTCTTGCGGCCCTCCCAAATACGCAAGGTCTTCGCGCTGGCGGCGATGGTGGAGAAACACAGCGTTCTCGAGGCGCCGGCCCCGGTCAATGAGCGGCCCGGGTCGGTAAGGGTAGCCGAGCGACCAATCCACGACGTGAAGCTTCTTCGGCTGCATGGCCTGTTTGCGCAGCGAGCGATCCGCCACCGGCAACAGATAGACGAGATATGCCTCCTCCAGGTGGCGCAGGTAGCGGTAGAGGGTGTCCTTGCCAACGGCCAAGCCCCGCGACCGCAGGTCGAGATACAGCCGGTGCGGACTCAACAGCGTCGCAGGGGATGCCAGGCAATGCCGCAGCATCTCGCGCAAGATCAAGGGATTGGACAGGCCGTGCCGCTCGACCAGATCGCGATAGAAGACCAGGTCGACGTACTCTCGCAAGATGCGCGGACGCAGCGCCTCCTCGGCCAGGACAACCTCGGGCAACCCACCGGTCTGCAGGTAGTCGTCGAGCGCCGCCGCCATCCTTGCTTCGGAGAGCGCCGAATAGGGCTCGTGGGAGAGACCGCGAAACGTAAGGTATTCGGCGAACGAGAGCGGAAACACCTCGTAGCTCAGGCAGCGCCCACGCAAACCAGTGGCGATTTCGCGGCTGAGCAGCTTCGACGAAGAACCGGTCACAAACACCGCTCCCGCCCGCGTGTCGTGCAGGCGGCGTACGAAACGCTCCCAACCGGGCGCGTTCTGCACTTCGTCAAAAAGGAAGTACCGAGGGCTGGCCGCGTGGGCGGGATGCAACTCCGCGTGCGCGTGTAGGACGGCGTCGAGGTCTCTGGCGCGCAGCGGCTGGAGGCGGTCGTCTTCGAAGTTCAACGCGACGATCTGGCGACGATCGACCCCCGTCGCCTGCAGGCGCCGAATGACGTCCAGCAGCAGGAACGTCTTGCCGCTGCGGCGGATGCCGACGAGTACGATCACCTTACCCGAGTTCAGCGGTACATCGACGGCTCGCGGCCGCATGGACGGCAACAGCAGTTCCTCAGCCTCCCGAAGCACGTACTTCAGCCTTTCCTTGTCCATGGGGAAACAACTACGGCATCCTTTCCTCGGATGCAAGGAAACGGGTGTTCGCTCCGAACGGTCCGAGGGAATTCGCGGGGTATGCAGCCTCCCGGCCCCGCCCACGAAACCGCCGCCTTGACTCAGGCGGTCCGGTTGAGCAATCGTCCCGAAGGCCCGGCATTTCTCGGCAACGTTCCATCAGGAGGCGAAGGCGTGGCTGACCTCGACGACGTGAAGGATACCAGGGACTTCCACCTGGACGTGCCCCAGCCCCGGGAAGCCTTCTTCCTCAAGGGCTCGACCGCACTTGACTGGGGGATGCAGAACCGCCTGGCGCGCATCTTCGAGCCGGCCTCGGGGCGCACCGTGATGCTCGCCATCGACCATGGCTACTTCCAGGGACCGACGTCGGGTCTCGAGCGGGTCGACGTCAACATCGTCCCTCTTCTGCCCTACGCCAGCGCGCTGATGCTCACTCGCGGCGTGCTGCGCAGCACTATTCCCGCGTCGTTCACCCGCGGCGTTGTCTTGCGCGCGAGCGGCGGCCCGAGCATCCTGAAAGAATTGTCCAACGAGCAGCTCGCGGTAGATGTCGAGGACGCCGCTCGACTCGGCGTCGCGGCGATGGCGGTGCAGGTGTTCATCGGCGGCGAGTTCGAAACCCAGTCGATTCACAACCTGACCCGGCTGGTCGACGCCGGCATGCGCTACGGCATCCCCACTCTGGGCGTCACCGCGGTCGGTAAGAGCATGACCCGCGACGCGCGCTACTTTCGTCTGGCATGCCGCATCTGCGCGGAACTCGGCGCCCAGTTCGTGAAGACCTACTACGTCGAGCAGGGGTTCGAGACGGTCACGGCCTCCTGCCCCGTGCCGATCGTCATGGCCGGCGGCAAGAAACTGCCCGAGATGGACGCCCTGACCATGGCGCATCGGGCGGTTTCCGAAGGCGCGGCGGGTGTGGACATGGGACGCAACATCTTCCAGTCCGAGGCCCCCACGGCGATGATCCAGGCGGTCGGCGCCGTCGTCCACCACGGCATGAAGCCCAGGGACGCCTTCGACCTGTACCAGACGCTGCGCCACGAGAAGAAGCGCGACGCCCGGGCGGTCGGCTGAAGAACGCCGGCGCGCCGACTTCCGCCGCAACGGAGAACCGCTCTTGGGTGGAACCCCCGGCACCGTCGCCCTGCTCGAAAGTCTGGCGCCGACGCTCAGCGTCGGCATGCTCACCGCCGACCTGATGGCGCTGGGTGCCGAGATCTCCCGGCTCGAAGGCACCGGCGTGCAGCTCGTACACATCGACGCCATGGACGGCTGCTTCGCGCCGATGATGACTTTCGGCCCGCCGCTGGTTCGCGCCATGCGCACGTCGCTGCTCAAGGACGTCCATCTGATGATCCGCGACCCGCTCGACAAGTTGGCCGACTGGGTGGCGGCGGGGGCGGACCTGATAACCATACACGCCGAGTCGTGCACGCACGTGCATCGCGTACTGCAGCAACTCGGTACGATGCAGAACGCCAACGACCCGGCTCGCGGGATCGTGCGCGGGATTGCGCTGAACCCGGGCACGCCGCTCGAGGTCATCGATCCGTTGCTCGACGAGATCGACCTGGTACTGCTGCTGGCCGTGAATCCGGGCTGGGGCGGGCAGCGCTTCATCGCGCGCTCGATGGACCGGATCATCGCGGCGCGCCGGCGCCTCGCGGGTGCGGGACACCGGGTGCTGCTCGGCATCGACGGCGGCGTCACGCGGGACAACATCGGCGCGTTCGCCACCGCCGGCGTCGACATTGTGGTCGCGGGCAGCGCCGTGTTTGACGGACGGGCGCCGGCGGAAAACGCCCGCTTTATGCTCGATGCGCTGGCACGTCGCTGACGTTGCTCGCGGCAGTGGGAGAATCGTGTCGACCGGAAGCGCGGCGGGCCGGAAGGAAGGCTGGACCTAGATGCAGTCGCAATGGTCTGAGGCGGATGCCGCTCGCTGCAGCGAGCGCTGGTCGCCGCGCTACGGCGACGACCTGGCGTTGCGCACCTATGCGAGTCGGCTGCTCGGCGCGCACGACGACCTCGTGCTCCATGGCGGCGGCAACACCTCGGTGAAGACCAGCCGGACCGACGTCCTCGGTGAAACCGTGGCGGCGATTTTCGTCAAGGCATCGGGTCGCGACCTGGCAACCATCGAGCCCGAGGGGCATTGCGGTCTCGATCTCGGCTATCTGCGCCGCCTGCGCGCCTTGCCGGAGCTCGACGACGACGCCATGGCCAATCAGCTCCGCACCCATCTGCTCGACGCGCGCAGCCCGACGCCGTCGGTCGAGACCCTGGTCCACGCCTTCGTGCCCGAGAAGTTCGTCGACCATAGCCACGCCGATGCCATCCTTGCGCTCACCAACGTGCGCAATGGGGAGCGCGCGGTACGCGCGGCGCTCGGCGATGAGACCGTCGTCCTGAGCTACGTACGGCCGGGCTTCCAGCTCGCTCGCGCCGTGGCCGACGCCTACGAGGCCCACCCGGGCTGGCGCGCCATGGTGTGGATGCACCACGGAATCATGACCTGGGGGCCGACGGCGCGGATATCGTACGAGACGATGATCGAGATGGTGACGCGCGCCGAGGAGTGGCTGGGACGTCAAGGTGCGGCCCGGCCTGCGGTCGCGTCCACGGCGGCCGTGGCCGCGGCGCACGAACGGCTGGCCGCCGTGGCGCCGGTGTTGCGGGGTGCGCTCGCGAAACCCAGCGGCGATCCCGACCGGCCGTACCGCCGGGTCATCGTCCGGCCGCTGATAACGCCCGAAGTACTGGCCTTCGTCGACTCGCCGCAGGGGCGCGGCCTCGCGTTGACGCCTCCACTGACCTCCGATCACCTGATCCGCACCAAGGCGTTCCCCCTGTGGATCGATGCGCCGCGCTTCGACGACCTGGACGCGCTTGCGGCGACCCTGCGCGCGGCCGTGCGCCGCTACGCCGGCGAGTATCGCGCCTACGTCGACCGCCATGCGGCCCGGCTGCCACCTGGAATCGCTCGCTTCGACGCCCTTCCGCGCGTCGTCCTCGTCCCGGGATTGGGCGCACTGTGCGCCGGCAACGACGTCGATGCCGCGACGATCGCCCTCGAAGTAACCGCGCACACGCTGGCCGTAAAGTCGCGCATCGGCGCGATCGGGGCTTACGAAGGGCTGCCCGAGGCCGAGCTATTCGACATGGAGTACCACGCGTTTCAGCACGCCAAGCTCGCCCGCAGCGAGGCGCCCCTCCGCGGCCACGTCGCCATGGTCACGGGGGCCGCCGGCGCGATCGGGTCGGGCATCGTGCAGACGCTGCTCGAGCAGGGCGCGCACGTGGCCGTGACCGACCTGCCCGGCCCGGCGCTCGACGAGGCGGTCGCCGACTTCCGCGCGGCATTCGGCGAGTGGGTGTTGGGGGTACCGCTCGATGTAACCGATGGCGCATCGGTGGCCGGCGCGTTCGCGGCCGTGTCGCGCGCCTGGGGCGGCGTCGACCTCTTGGTGGTCAACGCCGGACTGGCCCACGTCGCCGCGCTCACGGAGTTGGATATCGAGGCATTTCGCCGTCTCGAGCGTGTGAACGTGGAGGGCACCGTGCTGGCGATCGCGGAAGCGGCGCGGCATTTCCGCCGGCAGGGCACCGGGGGCGACATCGTTCTGGTTTCCACAAAGAACGTGTTCGCGCCGGGGGCGAGGTTCGGCGCGTACAGCGCGACCAAGGCCGCCGCGCACCAATTGGCGCGCATTGCCAGCCTCGAGCTCGCCGAGTACGACGTCCGGGTAAACATGGTGGCGCCCGACGCCGTGTTTGCCCACGGCGCCCGGCGCTCGGGGTTGTGGGCGGCCGTCGGGCCGGAGCGGATGCGCGCCCGCGGCCTCGACGAGGCCGGCCTAGAGGAGTACTACCGCACGCGCAACCTCCTGAAGGCGCGGGTGACCGCCGAGCACGTGGGCCGCGCGGTGCTGTACTTTGCGACCCGTCAGACGCCGACCACCGGCGCCACTCTCCCGGTCGACGGCGGCCTGCCGGACGCCACGCCGCGGTAGCGTTGGGGCCGAAAAGCCACGCGGGGGTGGGCACCCGTGACACCGCGACTCTCCCGGCGGGCGCCAGGTACGAGCGACCGTCCCACGATACCCCCGAAGCAGACGCGCCGTAGGTATAGCGCTACTGAATCTCCTTGACTCGCGGCGGTGAGTTGGGCCAAGGGTGGGGCGAATCGTGCAAGCGCGTTCGACAACGGGTCGAGGTGACCGGCAGGAAGGGAGAAGTCATGTACCTTCTGAAGGCTGCAGGTGTCCTGGTCGTTCTGGTCGCGTCCGTAGTATCGACGAGCTGGGCGGGTCCGCCGGTCTTCGGCGAACCCGCGGCGCTGAACAGCACGGCGCCGGCGGACGTGGGGTGGGATATATCTCCGGCACTGGCTACCGATACGAACGGCAACTGGGTCGCCACCTGGTACATCGCCAATGACGGCGATTTTGACGTCCTGGTCGCTCGGTCGAGCGACAACGGCGCCACCTGGAGCCCGACCGTCGCGCTCAATAGCAACGCCGCCGTCGACACCGAGGGCGACTCGCACCCCGACGTTGCCACGGACGGTCTGGGCAATTGGGTCGTGGTGTGGGGGTTCTACCCGCCCTGGCCCGACGACTCCGAGATCATGGTCGCCCGGTCCACGGATAACGGTGCGTCCTGGACCGCCCAGGCGTACGTCGACCCCGGGGCTCCGGGCAGCGACACCGTGGACGACTACTACCCCCACGTGACCACGGACGGTTCCGGAACCTGGTTGTCCTTCTGGCGCCACGGCGGCGGCGAGGCCGACATCTATTTCTCCCGCTCCACCGACAACGGCACCACCTGGAGCGTGCCGGCGCCGCTGCACGGGAACTTCCTCACCGACACCGGGTTGGACGATAGCCCGCGCGCCGCCGGCGACGGGAATGGAAACTGGGTTGTGGCATGGTACTCCTCCGACAACCTCGGGGGGTCCATTCCGAACAGCGGGAACATCTTCGTCTCGCGTTCCGCCGATGACGGCGTCACCTGGAGTGCTCCAACCTACCTCAACAGCAATGCGCCGACCGATACGACCTACGAACAAGATACGGGAGTGTCGATCGCGACGGACAAGCTCGGGCACTGGGTTGCCGCGTGGCATTCGGAGTCGACGCTCGGCGGCACCATCGGCAGCGACCCGGATATACTGGTGGCCCGTTCCACGGACAATGGCGCGACCTGGACTGCGGCGGCGCCGCTGAACACCGACGCCGCCGGCGACACCCGAGGCGATACGACGGCAAGCGTCCTCACCGACGCCAAAGGCGGCTGGTTCGCTATCTGGAACGCCAATGGACCTCCCGGGTTAATGATTGCGCAGTCGAACGACGACGGCGCCACCTGGAGCGCTCCGGCTCCGGTCAGCGCATCGACGGTTGACGACAGCGGCTTCGAGTTCGAGAACGCCGCAGGCACCGACGGGAAGGGCAACTTCGTGCTCGCCTGGGTGTCGGACGACACTCTCGGTGGGACCATAGGTACCGACATGGACGTACTGGTCGCCGTTGGGATCGGTTGTCCCACGACACCCCTGAGCGGCTGCCGGGAAGCGACACCGGATAAGGGGGTCCTGCTGGTCAAGGACAACGACAACGACGACCGCGACATGGTGGCCTGGAGTTGGCTCAAAGGCGACGCCACGACGGTCGGCGATCTCCTCGATCCGGTGTCGTCCGATCCATACGTGATGTGCCTTTACGACCAGCGCCTCGGATCGCCAACGCTGCTCCTGAGTACCGGGCTCTTCGCGGGCGGCACCTGTCACGATAAGCCCTGCTGGAGGGCCACGGCGTCGGGCCGCAACTTCAGAGATCGCGACCGTTCTCAGGAAGGTGCGATGACCGCGGTTCTCAAATCGGGAATTCAGGGCAAGGCCAAAGCGCTCTTCAAGTCGAAGGGGATCGGCGTACCTACAATCGGGCTGCCGATGGTGCCGCCGGTAACGGCGCAGCTCCGCAACCGCGGCCTGTGCTTCAGCTCCACGTACACCGCGCCGTCCATCAAGAACGACGCGACCATGTTCAAGGACAAGAGCGACTGATTCCGTATGCATGTTTCGGTAACCCTCGCGCTCGCTGACGCGCCGCGGGGTTCGCCGCACCCAGGCCGGCGCGCCCGTCGGAAAACGATTGCGATCCTTGCGTGAGGTACGCTAACGAGCCCGCCTCTCCTGACACAGGAGGCACTGAGCCTCGCAACGGACCTGTTCGTCGGGATCCGTCAACCCACAGCAGAAGCAAGCGACGTCTCCGCCACCGGTGAGCCCATTGTTCACCGCGACCACAATTTCGTCGATCGTGATCCGGTCGTCGCAGGTGACTTCACCAGCCTCACACGAGGTAGTGGGTGCATCTCCGAGCGCAACGTTAACCATCGTCAGCAAGTCATCGATCGTGACTGAACCGCTGCGATCGCAGTCACCTGCGCCGACGCACTCGGGATCTACACTTGCGGGGATCTCGGAAGAAAACGTAGTCGATGTCGCAGTCCCCGCTGCCACCGCGGTCGCCGCACCGTAGAACGTGACGATGTGTGCTCCCGCGCTACCCGCTACGAGCAACGAAGGCGCCAGAACAACGACCGCAGGAAGCCATCTCTTCATGAACCCTGTCCTCCTTTCGTCCGACGAACGTACAAGGCGGGCACTCCATGGTGGCAACCGGATCCCTTATGGCCCGATCCTCTCCTCGAATCAAAGCCCGATGCCCGATAGCGGGCAGGCACCGGGGCCTGCCCCTACGACAACGCAACGCCGATTTCTGTCCGATGCCCGACGCCCGATAGGGGCAAGCCCCCGTCGTTGTCCCGTCCGATCCCCCCCCCCATGTCGAACGTCCGGCCGGCAATTGCCGGCGAGTGAGCATCCTTCGGTGGGGTCCGGGCTCCGTCACCGTGAACCGCGGCTTGAATAGCTATGAGTATGGGGATACCTTCGCGGCCATGAGAACGGTGCAGATGACGCTGGACGAGCAACTGGTCGAGGCGGTCGATCGGGCGGCTAAGACGCTCGGCACGTCGCGATCGGCGTTTACTCGCCGCGCCCTTCAGGACGCCTTGCGGCGCCTGCACCAGCTCCAATTGGAGGAGAAGCATCGGCGCGGGTACGCGAGGCGACCGGTGCGTAGCGGTGAGTTCGACGTCTGGGAGGCAGAGCAGGCGTGGCCCGAACCATGAGGCGCGGCGAGGTGCGGTGGTATCGGTTCTCCGCGCCCGACAAGCACGGGCCGGTCGTGCGCGGGCGACTGGGGGCGCTTGTCACGACCTTGAATGCGCGCCGGCTGTCCGAAATCCGGGCCGCGCTGCTCTTTGCGCTCGGGTACTGAACGCGCCCGGTGCGGGGGGACGCCGGTGGCGGCCGCCGCACCTTTTTGGCGTCGTGCCGCCTCCGTCGCCGGGTCAATCAGGCCAAATGGGCCGAACGCGCGTTCCGCAGGTTCGTCTCGCGGTTGTCCGATCGGATACCATCCGGCGGGCAGGCCCCTACGACCACGGCGGCGCTAAGCGAGGGGCGGATAGTTGGGTGTCACGCATCGCCCCCTTTGATTCAATCGACTCGTTCGTCGAGCTTGCCCACGGCCCGCTCGCCGATTACCGAGAGTGCGTCTTCCTGAGCTCGCGATACAGCTGCGACTGAGAGGCGTCGGCGGTCAGAAGATCGCACTGGTGGATCAGGGCAGCATAGACGAGGTGTATGTCGACCCAACCGATGCGTCGCAAGGGCTTCGGCAAGCGGTCGATGAAGGCGACAATCTCGTGGTGAGGTGCGATCGGCAGCATCGGGACACCGCCGAACAATACGCGAACCGGGGCGCCTGAGAGCAGCAATTCGCCCTCGACGAACGGGTGGCCAATGGCGACACCGGCTTCCAGCGCTGCGATCACGCCCGGATGACCTTCCGACTGCTTCAGGTGGGAGACCCACGCGGACGTGTCGACGAGCGTCATGAGCCCGCCGACGACAGCTTTCGCCTGGGCGGAGCCTCGATCTCTGGCATCGTTCCGGCGAGAGCGATCGCCCGCCGCCGGGCAGCCTGCTCGATGAGTGCCCTCAGTCCCTTCTCCACCAGCTCCTTCTTCTTCGAGACCGAAGTGGCCCGAACGGCCTCCTCCCAGAGATCATCGTCAACGGTGATGGTCGTCCTCATGGGCATCAAATTAGACCCGGTGAGGCATCACCTCAAGCATCGAGCCGGCGCCAGCGGCGATGGCGATGGCCGAAGGACAGCCGCGCCGGCGGGCAGGCACGGGGGCCTGCCTTACGGCAGCCGCTCTTGAAGCTCGGCCCAGCTCACCACTGTTCCGCCGAACCGCTTCGCCACCTGCTCCGCCTCGTCGCGCGCCGCATAGGCAAGGGCAGGCTTGCCCATGACCCCGGCTCGCTCGATGCCGGCGACGAAGCTCACGCTCTGCACGGGTGCCCAGGGTCGCGCCGCCGCGTCGGTTTTCCCGGGATCGGCCCTCGGGTCGAGCGTTTCCACGAAGATCGCCGTAGGCTTGCCGTGCCCGCTCGGGTTCGACGCGTAAACGACGGCGTCGGACAGCGAGCAGAAAAAGGCGCGAGCGCCATCGCGATGAATGAGCTGCGCGCGCGGCGCGGGCTGCTGAACCACAACCATCCCGCAGGTTGCGCAGGCGGCATCGCCAATCGGGAGCGGCCCCGCCGCCGATTCCTCGCCCCCCGGATTGCTCCGCGAGCAGCCGCCGAGGATACCTGTACAAACGAGGCCGGCTACGAGGACGAAGAGATGGCGGCGAGTGAGCATCGTGCGGTGGGGTAAGAAGGTCATCAGGCGGTCCTCTGGTAGCTGAGCCGTACTCCGCTGAGCGCCACGGGAACCACGATCCATGCACCCCACAGCAGCGCGGACCCCAGGAAACCCGGGGGCGAGAGCGAGATGCCGAGCATCTCGAGCACCTGCGCTCCGGCGTAGCGCTCCATCATCTCCAGCCGGAACAGCCCCGCCGGATTCGCGATCACCAGCCAGGAGACCGTGGCGGTCGGGATCGCGCCGTCGGTGAGGACCAGGAGCCCCAGGATCCCGAGGTCGTAAAAAAAGACGAGGAGAAACCAGGTGGCGACGACGAGGCTCGCCGCCGTGAGCTGGCGGAAAGTGAGCGCGGACAGCAACACGCCGATCGACAGAAACGCGGCGCCGAGAAGGAGCGTCGGCACGAACAGGCCGGCCAGCACCTCGCCCTGGCCGGGCGGCGAGAACGCCACGGCAACGCCGATTCCGAGTACAACAGCGGCGGCGAGTGCGCCAAGCCGGCCGAGGTACTTGGCCACGACGACCTCGGCCTTGCTCACCGGCAGCGAGAGCAGCAGCCCCAGGGTGTTGCGCTCCCGCTCCCCGACGATCGCGTCGTGCCCGAGCACCAGCGCAACGAGCGGCACCAGGAGGCTGGCGAGCGTGACCAGACTCGGCCCGGCGAGCCCCTGCGCCGTGGTCTCCGCACTCCGCGCGTAAAGGCTCACCCCGAACGCGAGCAGCGCGAAGAGCACGCTGATCACGAGCACCCAGCGATCGCGGG
Protein-coding sequences here:
- a CDS encoding ATP-binding protein, with product MDKERLKYVLREAEELLLPSMRPRAVDVPLNSGKVIVLVGIRRSGKTFLLLDVIRRLQATGVDRRQIVALNFEDDRLQPLRARDLDAVLHAHAELHPAHAASPRYFLFDEVQNAPGWERFVRRLHDTRAGAVFVTGSSSKLLSREIATGLRGRCLSYEVFPLSFAEYLTFRGLSHEPYSALSEARMAAALDDYLQTGGLPEVVLAEEALRPRILREYVDLVFYRDLVERHGLSNPLILREMLRHCLASPATLLSPHRLYLDLRSRGLAVGKDTLYRYLRHLEEAYLVYLLPVADRSLRKQAMQPKKLHVVDWSLGYPYRPGPLIDRGRRLENAVFLHHRRQREDLAYLGGPQEIDLAVGGADAEAWVNTAWSLSEDETWRRECAAIQRPGGPQTRWLIARETAGRAAPAGVRVADAWRYLAGLQDST
- the lsrF gene encoding 3-hydroxy-5-phosphonooxypentane-2,4-dione thiolase, whose product is MADLDDVKDTRDFHLDVPQPREAFFLKGSTALDWGMQNRLARIFEPASGRTVMLAIDHGYFQGPTSGLERVDVNIVPLLPYASALMLTRGVLRSTIPASFTRGVVLRASGGPSILKELSNEQLAVDVEDAARLGVAAMAVQVFIGGEFETQSIHNLTRLVDAGMRYGIPTLGVTAVGKSMTRDARYFRLACRICAELGAQFVKTYYVEQGFETVTASCPVPIVMAGGKKLPEMDALTMAHRAVSEGAAGVDMGRNIFQSEAPTAMIQAVGAVVHHGMKPRDAFDLYQTLRHEKKRDARAVG
- a CDS encoding ribulose-phosphate 3-epimerase, which produces MGGTPGTVALLESLAPTLSVGMLTADLMALGAEISRLEGTGVQLVHIDAMDGCFAPMMTFGPPLVRAMRTSLLKDVHLMIRDPLDKLADWVAAGADLITIHAESCTHVHRVLQQLGTMQNANDPARGIVRGIALNPGTPLEVIDPLLDEIDLVLLLAVNPGWGGQRFIARSMDRIIAARRRLAGAGHRVLLGIDGGVTRDNIGAFATAGVDIVVAGSAVFDGRAPAENARFMLDALARR
- a CDS encoding bifunctional aldolase/short-chain dehydrogenase, whose protein sequence is MQSQWSEADAARCSERWSPRYGDDLALRTYASRLLGAHDDLVLHGGGNTSVKTSRTDVLGETVAAIFVKASGRDLATIEPEGHCGLDLGYLRRLRALPELDDDAMANQLRTHLLDARSPTPSVETLVHAFVPEKFVDHSHADAILALTNVRNGERAVRAALGDETVVLSYVRPGFQLARAVADAYEAHPGWRAMVWMHHGIMTWGPTARISYETMIEMVTRAEEWLGRQGAARPAVASTAAVAAAHERLAAVAPVLRGALAKPSGDPDRPYRRVIVRPLITPEVLAFVDSPQGRGLALTPPLTSDHLIRTKAFPLWIDAPRFDDLDALAATLRAAVRRYAGEYRAYVDRHAARLPPGIARFDALPRVVLVPGLGALCAGNDVDAATIALEVTAHTLAVKSRIGAIGAYEGLPEAELFDMEYHAFQHAKLARSEAPLRGHVAMVTGAAGAIGSGIVQTLLEQGAHVAVTDLPGPALDEAVADFRAAFGEWVLGVPLDVTDGASVAGAFAAVSRAWGGVDLLVVNAGLAHVAALTELDIEAFRRLERVNVEGTVLAIAEAARHFRRQGTGGDIVLVSTKNVFAPGARFGAYSATKAAAHQLARIASLELAEYDVRVNMVAPDAVFAHGARRSGLWAAVGPERMRARGLDEAGLEEYYRTRNLLKARVTAEHVGRAVLYFATRQTPTTGATLPVDGGLPDATPR
- a CDS encoding glycoside hydrolase; this translates as MYLLKAAGVLVVLVASVVSTSWAGPPVFGEPAALNSTAPADVGWDISPALATDTNGNWVATWYIANDGDFDVLVARSSDNGATWSPTVALNSNAAVDTEGDSHPDVATDGLGNWVVVWGFYPPWPDDSEIMVARSTDNGASWTAQAYVDPGAPGSDTVDDYYPHVTTDGSGTWLSFWRHGGGEADIYFSRSTDNGTTWSVPAPLHGNFLTDTGLDDSPRAAGDGNGNWVVAWYSSDNLGGSIPNSGNIFVSRSADDGVTWSAPTYLNSNAPTDTTYEQDTGVSIATDKLGHWVAAWHSESTLGGTIGSDPDILVARSTDNGATWTAAAPLNTDAAGDTRGDTTASVLTDAKGGWFAIWNANGPPGLMIAQSNDDGATWSAPAPVSASTVDDSGFEFENAAGTDGKGNFVLAWVSDDTLGGTIGTDMDVLVAVGIGCPTTPLSGCREATPDKGVLLVKDNDNDDRDMVAWSWLKGDATTVGDLLDPVSSDPYVMCLYDQRLGSPTLLLSTGLFAGGTCHDKPCWRATASGRNFRDRDRSQEGAMTAVLKSGIQGKAKALFKSKGIGVPTIGLPMVPPVTAQLRNRGLCFSSTYTAPSIKNDATMFKDKSD
- a CDS encoding ribbon-helix-helix protein, CopG family, translated to MRTVQMTLDEQLVEAVDRAAKTLGTSRSAFTRRALQDALRRLHQLQLEEKHRRGYARRPVRSGEFDVWEAEQAWPEP
- a CDS encoding PIN domain-containing protein gives rise to the protein MTLVDTSAWVSHLKQSEGHPGVIAALEAGVAIGHPFVEGELLLSGAPVRVLFGGVPMLPIAPHHEIVAFIDRLPKPLRRIGWVDIHLVYAALIHQCDLLTADASQSQLYRELRKTHSR
- a CDS encoding type II toxin-antitoxin system VapB family antitoxin, whose translation is MRTTITVDDDLWEEAVRATSVSKKKELVEKGLRALIEQAARRRAIALAGTMPEIEAPPRRKLSSAGS
- a CDS encoding nitrous oxide reductase accessory protein NosL, with protein sequence MTFLPHRTMLTRRHLFVLVAGLVCTGILGGCSRSNPGGEESAAGPLPIGDAACATCGMVVVQQPAPRAQLIHRDGARAFFCSLSDAVVYASNPSGHGKPTAIFVETLDPRADPGKTDAAARPWAPVQSVSFVAGIERAGVMGKPALAYAARDEAEQVAKRFGGTVVSWAELQERLP
- a CDS encoding ABC transporter permease — encoded protein: MYRVGRALVVHEIVERTRDRWVLVISVLFALLAFGVSLYARSAETTAQGLAGPSLVTLASLLVPLVALVLGHDAIVGERERNTLGLLLSLPVSKAEVVVAKYLGRLGALAAAVVLGIGVAVAFSPPGQGEVLAGLFVPTLLLGAAFLSIGVLLSALTFRQLTAASLVVATWFLLVFFYDLGILGLLVLTDGAIPTATVSWLVIANPAGLFRLEMMERYAGAQVLEMLGISLSPPGFLGSALLWGAWIVVPVALSGVRLSYQRTA